The Vibrio crassostreae genomic interval CCAATCTGGCTGAATAGCCTGATAGTCAGATTCTGAGTAACCTAAGCGCACGGCTTGGTCGACAACAATTCTGGCTAAATCAAAATGGTGTGTGCGAGGGTGTTCAGCGAGGTAATCGCGTAACACAAGGCCAAGATCAATTGGCGCGCCTTGCTGTTTGTGAGCTTTTAACATCTCTGCAATTCGATCTGAAAGCAGATCATTCACTTGCTCAAATTCTTCGTATTCTACGTCGATTGGTGCTTGGCCCGTTACTTCGTCATCACGAAGTACTAAGGCTTCATCACGCAAATCGGTAAGCTTTTCAGCATCGGCGTAGGTCAATAACCAAGGCGCATCAAAGTAGTCGGTAACCGACTGACGCAAGCGTTGGCTAAAGGCACGGTTTTTATCCATATCAATCGCGGTACGGATAAACTTGTGAACGTGGCGGTCGTAGCCGATCCACAAATCGATCGCTTGCTGACCCCAACTGGTGATTCGGTCGAGCTTCATCTGCAAGCCGAACAGGGTTTCGCCAACGAACTCGAGTTCATCGTCACCGTAAACAATTTCTTGAATATCGAGGATCTGTGTTTGCAGTTCATCACCCGCTGCTTGCAAGGTGTCTTGCAACTCTTTTAGCGTGGACGAGGTTTCTGATAGCAAGGTTTCACAGTTGTTGATCGCTTCTCGCCAATCTTTGTTTAAAAGGTCGGCAATTTGCTGCTTAACGGTTTGCTGCTGCTCATCCATAACACGTTGGTTAAGATCGATCTGATCGAAAATTTCACCAACAGAATACTTGAGCACGCCGTAAACGTTCTTTCTCCAATGTCCTGGAGTTCCACCTTTTTGCGCTGCTTCAATGGCTTTAGCCATCTCGTCCGCAACCATAGAAAGCTGAATAGACAATTTTAATTTAGAGAACTGACGGTGACGTAAGTAATAATCGGAGATACCAATCGCTAATGGCGACAAACGGTAAATACTCGCACCATCGGTGATTTCGCTAGTAAAGCGGCTAATCAGCTTCTGTTTAACCAACTCATTGATGGCATTGTTGGCACGAAACGCGGACGCTTCGCCAGTATCTTCAAACAGTCGAGTGACGATGGTAAATGCATCGTGCAGTTCACCTTCGCCCAACTCTTCATCGAACCTTTCATTGCTTAGTACTGCGATAGCAATCAAAAATGCTAAGCGCTCTGGTGGCAAGTTTAATGAAAAATCATGCTGCTTGACCCAGCCCACCAACTCATCAATTGGCTGCTCTTCGGCAGTTTGAGTCATTTCACTCATTGTGGTTCCTGTTACTGTTCTTCGTCATATCGAACATGTTAGATATGACGCCTATTTCTTTATGACGCGGGCTTCTTACGATTGCATAGCGCATGTTGTGGCTTCTTTTACCACATTCACCGCTGTTATTGCGCAGGTTTTTGAGCCCAAACGTGAATATAACGGCCTAGTGACAGATATGGCTCTTGGCGACATAGCTGTTTTTCCAGTTCCAATACATCTTCAAATTGGTAATCGCCCATGTACTCCATATTACCTATGTAGTCACTGAAAGAGCGAATGCCTGATTTACCACAGATTTCTAGACCAGCGTCTTCTATCCATTGATAAACCTCTTCCGGCTTCAAGCCTTTTTGTGGTTGCAGCTTAAACCGTTTTCGATGTGGCATCCCATTCAATACATGAGGAATGTTGCCACAAATCACATTTTTCAGAACTAATCCGTGGTGGTTGTAAAACATTATCGAGGCAACGCCACCCGGTTTAACTTGTTCAAGCAATAAATCAAGCGCCTCTTTAGGATCGGCTAACCATTCCATTACGGCATGAAACATCACAAAATCGACTTTCTCATCGAGATGTTCTGCGACTTTTTGTACCGGTGAATGAATAAATCGATATTGCTCTAGCAAACCCGCTTTGCTGATACTTTCTTCTGCGATCTTCAGCATTTCAGAAGAGAGATCACACAGAGAAACGGTATGCCCAAGCGCGGCAATTTTTTGCGACATCTGTGCAAGCCCGCCTCCAGCATCAAGCACATGCAGCGGAGAAGCTGATTGCTCAAATTTGCTCAAAGCTTGTTCTAAATCTTCCCATACGATGATCTGACGGATCTCTCCTTTGTCAGAGCCGTAAATATTTTTTGCAAATTTGTGGGCAATATCGTCGAAATTACGGTCTTCAGTCACGGCTACTTGAGTTATTATGTCCTATCGTGCCTGCTATTCTGTCACAGGAATTTCAGGAATAAAGAGGCGATGTCTCTTTTTACTACTAAGTGATGTTTTTTCGGACTATTCGGATATGTTTGAGCTGAAAAAAGTAGTGTCTTCGCTATTGATGCCACTACCAGCAATGTTAATTCTCGCTTTTCTAGGTTTAGCCCTAGTGATGTTTACTACCAAAAGGAAGACGGGTTGCCTAATCACCCTTTCAGCCCTATGTGGTATTTTCCTAATCGCTTTCCAACCAGTTTCTAGTCAACTTTTAATGCCAATGGAAAGGCAACACACCGCTTTTTTACCTGTCGATGAAACCGTCGATTACGTGATGGTTCTCGGAAGTGGTCACGTCGTAGATGACCAAATTCCACCGACATCAGAACTGAGCCGCACCGGCCTGATGCGCTTAAGTGAAGGGATTCGTATTCTACGTCTTTACCCTGGTGCGAAACTCATTTTGTCTGGCTATGGTGCTGGCACTGAAGTAAGTAACGCAAGAATGATGGCTAAAGTTGCACTAGCACTTGGTGTTGCGAAGCCTGATATCATTCTGCTTGAAACAGCAAAAGACACTTGGGAAGAAGCCCGTCAAGCCGCTGCGTTCGTTAAGAATAAAAGAATGGTGTTGGTGACTTCAGCGAGCCATATGACTCGCGCACTGAACGAATTCAATGCTGCCGGCATGAAACCCTTGCCAGCACCAACCAACTATCTTGCACAAGAAGGGATTGTTGAGCCTTGGAATAAGTACATGCCTAAAGCGATCTATCTGGAACAGACAGAGCGTTACTGGCACGAGACCATGGGATTGGTTTGGCAAAGCCTACGTGACTGGTTAGACACCAGTAACGATATATCGGAAGAGCCAATTGTTGTTCCTGAGCCTTCAAGCTTAACTGAAGAATATGGTGAAGTTTCTGCAGCGCAGTAAACTCAACCTGATGTTTCTCTCTGCTTATGCCTAACTCAGCCTAATGTTTAAATCCGCTTATTGGTAGGTAGAATCGTAAAACAATTCGTAGACTGTCAGTTCGATAACGACAACCGCTAAGCAATAAAAAAGCCGAGACATCAATGATGTCTCGGCTTTTTCGTTCATATGTCGTTCCCAACTAAAAGTTCACGTAGAACATTAGTCACCAGCAAACATGTAACCTTCACCGTGAACCGTCACAAAGATTTGTGGGTTCTTAGGGTCGAATTCCATTTTTGCACGCATGCGACGAATCAGTACGTCGATCGTACGGTCATTCGGTGCATCCACTCGGTGGCTGATCATATTCAGAATACGTTCGCGACTTAATACTTGGTTAGGGTAAGAAGACAAAGCCACCAACAGTTCGTATTCAGCTTTAGTCAGCTTCACTGGCTCGCCATTTTTGCTTAGCGCACGACGAGGAATATCAAATGTCCACTCACCGAAACGAACCACAGACTCGTCTGATGTTTCTTCTACTGCGCCAGCTGCCGTTTTACGAGCGGCAGAAATACGCCAAAGTAGGTTTTTAACTCGAACCAATAACTCGCGGAGTTCGAAGGGTTTAGTAACGTAATCGTCCGCGCCCATTTCAAGGCCAACGATTTTGTCGATGCTATCCGTGCGTCCAGTAACTAAAATAATTCCAATGTCTGATTGACTGCGTAATTCGCGAGTTAGCATCAATCCATCTTCGCCTGGTAAGTTGATGTCCAGCATAATGAGGTCAACGTTGTTTTCTTCTAACACGCTTCTCATTTGAGCGCCGCTTTCCGCTTCGCTCACTGTGTAACCTTCGTTCTGGAAGTATCCAACCAGTTTACTGCGGGTTACCACATCATCTTCTACGACTAATACGTGATAGCTCATCTACACCACTTTTCTTATTTAATAGTTTCAGTGACTATTCTATTCATAACTCGTAACAATTCTAGTAGTACAGAAGATAAAAGCCAGAAACATGGATTTTTTTTGATACAAGACAATCTTAAACCTTGCTATTTATCGTCCATCGCAATTCAATATAGGCATTACTACTAACGAGTAACTTTGCGTTTCGCAAATAACCTTGTTATTCAGCCTTGGTGTGCTTATGCCCAAGTGACTTCAAGATGCATATAAGTAACATCACAAGACTAAGTCAGGATCTAACAAATGAAAGATACGAAAGCGTTCAACGAGCAAAGAGCAGAAATATACTGGTGGCTATCAAGCTTATTTGCCAAAGAGCTCACTCAAGAAGAACTCGATCACTACCACTCTGTTGAAATTCGTTCTTTCCTGACTGGTTTAGGCGAAAATGAAACACTAAAGCCAGCGATTGATAAGCTAGTGGATGCGCTTAACCGCCTACAAACACGTGAAGATGCTCAACTAGAATTGTCTGCAGACTTTTGCGATCTTTTCTTAAAAACAGATAAACACGGTGCTCTTCCTTACGCTTCTATGTATATCGGTGAAACTGGCCTTTTGAATGATAAGCCTGCAAAAGATATGGAAGAGATCATGGCTAAGCACAATTTAGTGGTGAACCAAGATCTAAAAGAGCCAGCAGACCACATTGCTATCGAACTCGATTTCCTTGGTAACTTGATCATTCGTTCAAACGAAACGGATATTGAAGAAGAGCTAGAGAATTCATTTGCCGTTCAACAGCAGTTTATCGAACAACAACTGCTGACTTGGGTACCAAAGTTCAACGTGAAATGTCATGACGTTGATGAATTCGGTTTCTACGCCTCCGTCTCATCTTTGCTACTCGCATTCTGTCAATTAGACACTCAATATTTAGCTGGTGAATAGCTTATTGGATGACTAGGTAAATAAATTCAGTAGAATGTGACAATTCACCCGGATTTCTGGGTGAATTTTATTGCGAGTAATTTCTAGTCAGTCTAAAATTGTGACCGCAAACGATAAAATATGAAACATTCACGAAATGCTATACTTATTAAAGTTCAGAGCATTTCGGTGTTAAGACAAGCCGCTCAATAGCGGTTTTTTGTTTTTTAGCACTTTAGTACCCAAAGAGCCCTACAAATTTAAGCTCTTAGTTAGGTAGCTTAACGGCTACTTTATTCCGTACTTGGGGAAAGTAGCTTCTAATAGGATAAAACCATGGCCACTATAAAAGATGTCGCTCGCTTAGCCGGCGTATCAACAACAACCGTTTCTCACGTAATCAATAAAACTCGCTTTGTTGCAGAAGCAACTCAAGAAAAAGTAAACAAAGCCGTAGATGAACTCAACTATGCACCAAGTGCTGTTGCTCGTAGTTTGAAGTGTAATACCACACGCACTATCGGCATGCTTGTGACTCAATCAACTAACTTATTCTTCTCTGAAGTTATCGATGGTGTTGAGAGCTACTGCTACCGTCAAGGTTACACTTTGATCCTGTGTAATACGGGCGGTATCTATGAGAAGCAACGTGACTACATTCGAATGCTTGCAGAGAAACGTGTAGATGGCATCTTAGTTATGTGTTCTGACCTAACTGAAGAACTAAGAGAGATGTTAGACCGTCACGCTGACATCCCTAAAGTTATCATGGACTGGGGCCCTGAGAGCTCTCAGGCTGATAAGATCATCGATAACTCTGAAGAAGGTGGCTACCTAGCGACCAAATACCTTATTGAACGCGGTCACTCTAAGATTGCATGTTTAAGTGGCCACTTAGACAAAGCAGCATGTGTTGAACGTATTGCCGGTTACAAGCGCGCACTCAACGAAGCTAAGATTTCTGCCGATGAAAATATGATCATCGAAGGCAACTTCGAGTGTGATACAGCAGTACTTGCTGCAGAACAAATCGTTGAGATGGAAGATCGCCCAACGGCGGTATTCTGCTTTAACGATACAATGGCACTCGGCCTAATGAGCCGCCTGCAAGAAAAAGGCATTCGCATTCCTGAAGATATCTCAGTGATCGGTTACGACAACATCGAACTGGCTGAATACTTCTCTCCACCGTTAACGACAGTTCACCAACCAAAACGTCGTGTTGGTAAGAATGCATTCGAAATTCTATTAGAGCGCATCAAAGACAAAGACCACGAAAAACGCGTCTTCGAAATGCACCCTGAAATTGTTGAGCGAAGTACAGTTAAAACGTTAAATTAATTGATAATTCAAGTTTAATGTCATCAAGCGCACCTTTAGGTGCGCTTTTTTTATCAACAACTATAATGAACCTATATGCACAATGGAAAGATCATTAATTGAAGCAATGTCACATTTTGAAATATCAACTGTGAGCTTCATTCAACAAAAACTTTATTCTATTCAATCAGTCACGCACAGGGCAAACCACTCGAAAGAGTGAGACGCAAAGCTTCCGGCCTAAACCACTCGTTGGTATGGTAGCGGGGTTACCGATGGCAAAATGCAGTAACTACTAATAATTTAGTAATTTACGGCTTATTGACAATGTAATTGCAACATTTTGCTAATCTCTCGGACCTGCTTATTTGGTGGCGTAGTTCAAATACACCGAGATAAATAACATGGATAAACCGATACTAAAGGACTCGATGAAGTTATTTGAGTCCCTAGGAAAAATAAAATCACGCTCAATGTTTGGTGGCTTCGGTCTTTTTGCTGATGACACTATGTTTGCTCTGGTTGTAAATGACCAGTTGCACATACGCGCAGACAGAGGCACAACGAAACAATTCGAACAACAAGGGTTTCAACCATACGTCTACAAAAAACGTGGTTTCCCTGTCGTTACTAAATATTTCGCTTTACCTGAAGGCTTATGGCAAGACCAAGAAAAAATCTTGCAACTTGCAACCACGTCTCTAGGTTTTGCTAAAGAAGAAAAAGCTGAGCAGTCTTCTGCTAAGCCGACCCGACTCAAAGATCTGCCTAATCTTCGACTCGCTACCGAGCGTATGTTGAAAAAGGCAGGGATCGATTCTGTAGAACGTTTATATGAATCTGGCTCTGTAAACGCATTTAACGCCATCAAAGAATCGCATGCGTCTTCTGTCAGTATTGAACTACTTTGGGCGCTAGAAGGCGCGATCAATGGTACACATTGGTCTGTTATACCGCAGCAGCGTCGCGAAGAGCTTATCAATCGGGTCAATTAACATTGTCAGTGCAATCTATATACATAACTAAGCCGCATTTACTGCGGCTTTTTTTATATCTGATGAAAGTTAATCTATGCTTTGCCTGTCTATCTATACTATCGGTATGCATTGAAAATTTAGAGGAAGTATCAATGAGTAAGAAAATGATATTGGGTATTGTGTTGGTCGTAACCATCGTGGTGTTAGGCATCAATTTCGGCCAGTACTTAACGCTTGAAAATGCTAAGGCCCAACAAGCTGTGTTAAATGACTATATTGACAGCAACTTTATTGCTGCTGCCGCTATCTATTTTGTCGCGTATGTAATGATTACAGCTTTCTCCATTCCCGGAGCCGCTGTTGTGACCCTATTAGGGGCTGCGCTATTTGGCTTCTGGAATAGCTTGCTGCTAGTATCTTTCGCAAGTGCGATCGGTGCGACCTTAGCCTTCTTAAGTAGCCGTTACTTGTTGCGTGACTGGATTCAAACCAAGTTTGGTGACAAATTGGCGACAATTAACAAGGGAGTTGAAAAAGACGGCGCATTTTACTTATTTTCTCTGCGTCTGATTCCTGTATTCCCATTTTTCCTTATCAACCTATTGATGGGTCTAACACCGATGTCAGTGAGTCGTTATTACATTACAAGTCAGATCGGGATGTTACCGGGGACGGCGGTTTTCTTGAATGCTGGTACTCAGCTCGCAGAAATTGATTCACTTTCAGGCATCGTCTCCCCTTCAGTACTATTGTCATTTGCGTTATTGGGGATATTCCCAATAGTTGCTAAATGGTTGATGGGTAAGTTTCGCTCAGCACCCGTAGCTGAATAATTTATAATAGCCAAACAACACAGATAGCCGAATAAGGTTCTATTTCAATGAAAATCTTCAGTGCATCGAATCCGACAGAAGCTCATATCATCTGTGGATTGTTAGAAAGCGAGAATATTGCCTGTGAAGTCCGTGGTGAAGGGTTATTCGGATTGAAAGGGGAAATCCCATTTACGGAAGAAACTGACCCTTACGTGTGGTTATATGAGCCAGAATTGGCCAGTAAAGCTCGCACAATCGTCAATGACTACCAAAAACAGCAAGATTCTATCATCTATGAAGAGTGGCGTTGTGGTGAGTGTCATGAAGTCAACGAAGCGCAATTCGGCTCTTGTTGGCAGTGCGGTGCTGCTTCACCCGAATAGCAGAGTTTCAGTGACCTTATAAGACAATTAGGCCGATACCTCCTCCAAATAAAAACGGGAAGCTAAAATTAGCTTCCCGTTTTTATTTCAATTCGATTCAATCATTATCTTTGATTTCGCGCCTAGAAAATCACTGGATTTGTTTTTGAATAAACGCAATCGAACGCTGATTAAACTCTTCAGGGTTTTCCACGTTACATACGTGCCCACAATTCGGAATCTCTACTAGCTCGCTCGACTCATGCGCTGCGACCATTTCTTTAACTGGTTTGATGAACATGTAATCTCGCTCACCCATCAAATACAAAGTCGGAATCGGCAACTCTCTGTCTTTGAAATATTTCATCAATGGGTTTACATCAGCCGTTAATATAAACCATCGTTTAAACTCTTTTTGACACAGTTTTTTCGCTTCACGGATAAACAGGTGACGAGACTCTTTCTGGCTTTTTTGTGGCATAACAACGTAAGCAAAAAGGCTGTATAACCACATATAAGGAATGATGTGCTTGCTGAGGTTACCCAGCTTGATTAAGACTTGAGAACGAGTGTTGAGTTTAGTCACGGCACCACCCAGCACCATTGAGCGTACACGACCGGCCGCTAATTCTGCAACGTTACGCACAATAATCGTACCCAAAGACATGCCGACGAAATGTGCAGAACGGATTTTAAGATGGTCTAACACTTTAAGAATATCAAGCGTCACCGATTTAAACGTATAACGATTCGAAATCAGCCCTTTAAGTATATTGTCTGATTTACCATGCCCTCTCAGATCAATGAGAAGTAAGTTGAAGTGCTGTTTATACGCTTTGATCTGCTTGAACCAGATGGAGGAACTACCTCCTGCGCCATGCACAAATACAACCCACTCATCGCTCGTAGGGTGAGTAAATGTTTTATGAAATAGTAAACTCTCAGACATACCTATCGCTTTAATTATTGGAATGGAGCTGTGCCTCATCACGAGGCGGTGACTAAGGATATCACGCTATTAAGAACTTTAAGTGATAATAGTGTCAAACCTATCATTAGTCATGTGAATACCTACCCCACCTTTTCTACCTGACTAAAATGAGTTTGCAAGCTTTGTCTTCGTAAACGTGATGTGCTCTGACCAGGAAACAAAAAGGCACTCTACGATTAGAGCGCCTTCATTTATTGCGAGCTGTTGTTGTCCGCCAGCTAATTTTAATGCTAAGTCAACAAGTTAAAGTGCTGAATGGTACATAGTGAGGTATTCTTTAGCCGCATCTTCCCAACTAAAATCTTGCTGCATCGCATAAAGCTGGACACGCTTAATTTCAGATGGGTTTTGTGCATAAAGCAATAATGAACGATGTAACACAGCTAATAGCGCTTGCGGTGTTGGCTCTTCAAAAGCAAACCCAGTCGCGACTTCAGGATCCTCATCGTAATCATTCACGCTGTCTTTTAAACCTCCCACAGAACGAACAATCGGCAAAGTACCGTAAGCCATGCTGTAGATTTGGTTTAAACCACACGGTTCAAATTCAGAAGGCATCAAGAAGAAATCAGAGCCCGCTTCAACCAAATGCGCAAGTTCATTATTGTACGCTTCTACGAACGAGAACTTATCTGAGTGAAGTGCTGATAGCTCTTTCAATTGACTCGCCAAAACCGGATCGCCAGTACCGACAATCACGATCTGAAGGTCATTTTTCAAAAACTGTTCGATGATAGGCAGTAAGTAATGAACACCTTTCTGATTCGTCAGGCGACAAACCATGCCATAAACCGCGCAATCGGCAACGGGTAAACCCACGTCTTGTTGCAGCTTTTGCTTACAAGCTGATTTTCCGCGAGCCATACTATGCTTGGTCGCTTTGTATTTACGAGGAAGGAAAGCGTCTGTTTCCGGGTTCCAAGCACCGTAATCACAACCATTCAAAATGCCGAAAAGATCCGCAGATCTGTGTTGGAATTCTGCTGCCATACCATGGCTACCTAACTCCGTTTTCAACTCTTCTGCATAGGTAGGACTTACTGCGTTCACCTTATCTGCGCACATCACGCCAGCTCTTAACATAGTGACATGAGTGTCACTTACTGAAGCTTCCGGCACATTGTAGCTGTGCATCTCAGGTAGGAATTGCAGTTCGTCGTATGCAAACACACCTTTGAAAACCGCATTGTGAATCGAGATAACACTGCGCGTATTTTCAAAGAAATCGTGTTGTTGATAACGCGATTTAAGCAAGAAAGGTACAAAACCA includes:
- the mukF gene encoding chromosome partition protein MukF; the protein is MSEMTQTAEEQPIDELVGWVKQHDFSLNLPPERLAFLIAIAVLSNERFDEELGEGELHDAFTIVTRLFEDTGEASAFRANNAINELVKQKLISRFTSEITDGASIYRLSPLAIGISDYYLRHRQFSKLKLSIQLSMVADEMAKAIEAAQKGGTPGHWRKNVYGVLKYSVGEIFDQIDLNQRVMDEQQQTVKQQIADLLNKDWREAINNCETLLSETSSTLKELQDTLQAAGDELQTQILDIQEIVYGDDELEFVGETLFGLQMKLDRITSWGQQAIDLWIGYDRHVHKFIRTAIDMDKNRAFSQRLRQSVTDYFDAPWLLTYADAEKLTDLRDEALVLRDDEVTGQAPIDVEYEEFEQVNDLLSDRIAEMLKAHKQQGAPIDLGLVLRDYLAEHPRTHHFDLARIVVDQAVRLGYSESDYQAIQPDWQAINDFGAKVQANVINKY
- the cmoM gene encoding tRNA uridine 5-oxyacetic acid(34) methyltransferase CmoM, encoding MTEDRNFDDIAHKFAKNIYGSDKGEIRQIIVWEDLEQALSKFEQSASPLHVLDAGGGLAQMSQKIAALGHTVSLCDLSSEMLKIAEESISKAGLLEQYRFIHSPVQKVAEHLDEKVDFVMFHAVMEWLADPKEALDLLLEQVKPGGVASIMFYNHHGLVLKNVICGNIPHVLNGMPHRKRFKLQPQKGLKPEEVYQWIEDAGLEICGKSGIRSFSDYIGNMEYMGDYQFEDVLELEKQLCRQEPYLSLGRYIHVWAQKPAQ
- the elyC gene encoding envelope biogenesis factor ElyC, translating into MFELKKVVSSLLMPLPAMLILAFLGLALVMFTTKRKTGCLITLSALCGIFLIAFQPVSSQLLMPMERQHTAFLPVDETVDYVMVLGSGHVVDDQIPPTSELSRTGLMRLSEGIRILRLYPGAKLILSGYGAGTEVSNARMMAKVALALGVAKPDIILLETAKDTWEEARQAAAFVKNKRMVLVTSASHMTRALNEFNAAGMKPLPAPTNYLAQEGIVEPWNKYMPKAIYLEQTERYWHETMGLVWQSLRDWLDTSNDISEEPIVVPEPSSLTEEYGEVSAAQ
- the torR gene encoding two-component system response regulator TorR, whose amino-acid sequence is MSYHVLVVEDDVVTRSKLVGYFQNEGYTVSEAESGAQMRSVLEENNVDLIMLDINLPGEDGLMLTRELRSQSDIGIILVTGRTDSIDKIVGLEMGADDYVTKPFELRELLVRVKNLLWRISAARKTAAGAVEETSDESVVRFGEWTFDIPRRALSKNGEPVKLTKAEYELLVALSSYPNQVLSRERILNMISHRVDAPNDRTIDVLIRRMRAKMEFDPKNPQIFVTVHGEGYMFAGD
- the torD gene encoding molecular chaperone TorD, producing the protein MKDTKAFNEQRAEIYWWLSSLFAKELTQEELDHYHSVEIRSFLTGLGENETLKPAIDKLVDALNRLQTREDAQLELSADFCDLFLKTDKHGALPYASMYIGETGLLNDKPAKDMEEIMAKHNLVVNQDLKEPADHIAIELDFLGNLIIRSNETDIEEELENSFAVQQQFIEQQLLTWVPKFNVKCHDVDEFGFYASVSSLLLAFCQLDTQYLAGE
- the purR gene encoding HTH-type transcriptional repressor PurR, which codes for MATIKDVARLAGVSTTTVSHVINKTRFVAEATQEKVNKAVDELNYAPSAVARSLKCNTTRTIGMLVTQSTNLFFSEVIDGVESYCYRQGYTLILCNTGGIYEKQRDYIRMLAEKRVDGILVMCSDLTEELREMLDRHADIPKVIMDWGPESSQADKIIDNSEEGGYLATKYLIERGHSKIACLSGHLDKAACVERIAGYKRALNEAKISADENMIIEGNFECDTAVLAAEQIVEMEDRPTAVFCFNDTMALGLMSRLQEKGIRIPEDISVIGYDNIELAEYFSPPLTTVHQPKRRVGKNAFEILLERIKDKDHEKRVFEMHPEIVERSTVKTLN
- a CDS encoding TfoX/Sxy family DNA transformation protein, giving the protein MDKPILKDSMKLFESLGKIKSRSMFGGFGLFADDTMFALVVNDQLHIRADRGTTKQFEQQGFQPYVYKKRGFPVVTKYFALPEGLWQDQEKILQLATTSLGFAKEEKAEQSSAKPTRLKDLPNLRLATERMLKKAGIDSVERLYESGSVNAFNAIKESHASSVSIELLWALEGAINGTHWSVIPQQRREELINRVN
- a CDS encoding TVP38/TMEM64 family protein gives rise to the protein MSKKMILGIVLVVTIVVLGINFGQYLTLENAKAQQAVLNDYIDSNFIAAAAIYFVAYVMITAFSIPGAAVVTLLGAALFGFWNSLLLVSFASAIGATLAFLSSRYLLRDWIQTKFGDKLATINKGVEKDGAFYLFSLRLIPVFPFFLINLLMGLTPMSVSRYYITSQIGMLPGTAVFLNAGTQLAEIDSLSGIVSPSVLLSFALLGIFPIVAKWLMGKFRSAPVAE
- a CDS encoding putative signal transducing protein, producing MKIFSASNPTEAHIICGLLESENIACEVRGEGLFGLKGEIPFTEETDPYVWLYEPELASKARTIVNDYQKQQDSIIYEEWRCGECHEVNEAQFGSCWQCGAASPE
- a CDS encoding alpha/beta fold hydrolase, coding for MSESLLFHKTFTHPTSDEWVVFVHGAGGSSSIWFKQIKAYKQHFNLLLIDLRGHGKSDNILKGLISNRYTFKSVTLDILKVLDHLKIRSAHFVGMSLGTIIVRNVAELAAGRVRSMVLGGAVTKLNTRSQVLIKLGNLSKHIIPYMWLYSLFAYVVMPQKSQKESRHLFIREAKKLCQKEFKRWFILTADVNPLMKYFKDRELPIPTLYLMGERDYMFIKPVKEMVAAHESSELVEIPNCGHVCNVENPEEFNQRSIAFIQKQIQ
- the glgA gene encoding glycogen synthase GlgA; translated protein: MVTKTLSVLFVASEVEGLIKSGGLADVAKALPKALQTLEQDVRVTIPAYRNIPNIDSAEVILSTELDHWPHTAYQVKKLSVEGVPVFGIECAKYFDRQEMYAENNQAYADNGERFSFFSAACLDMLPKLGFQPDIIHANDWHTGFVPFLLKSRYQQHDFFENTRSVISIHNAVFKGVFAYDELQFLPEMHSYNVPEASVSDTHVTMLRAGVMCADKVNAVSPTYAEELKTELGSHGMAAEFQHRSADLFGILNGCDYGAWNPETDAFLPRKYKATKHSMARGKSACKQKLQQDVGLPVADCAVYGMVCRLTNQKGVHYLLPIIEQFLKNDLQIVIVGTGDPVLASQLKELSALHSDKFSFVEAYNNELAHLVEAGSDFFLMPSEFEPCGLNQIYSMAYGTLPIVRSVGGLKDSVNDYDEDPEVATGFAFEEPTPQALLAVLHRSLLLYAQNPSEIKRVQLYAMQQDFSWEDAAKEYLTMYHSAL